A segment of the Streptococcus dysgalactiae subsp. dysgalactiae genome:
TTAGAACAACATGGGGCTAACTTCCAGGAAATTAATATCGATGAACATCCTGAAAAAGTTGAGTATGTGAAAAGTCTCGGGTTCACGTCTGCTCCTGTTATCGAAGCGGATAACCTCGTATTTTCTGGCTTCCAACCTGCAAAATTAAAAGAACTGATTTAATAAGACAAGGAAAAATAATATGAGTCTCAAAGATCTTGGCGATATTTCTTATTTCCGCCTAAATAATGAAATTAACCGTC
Coding sequences within it:
- a CDS encoding redoxin NrdH, with the protein product MITVYSKNNCMQCKMTKKFLEQHGANFQEINIDEHPEKVEYVKSLGFTSAPVIEADNLVFSGFQPAKLKELI